Below is a genomic region from Tumebacillus amylolyticus.
CCTGTTTTTTGTTTTTGTTACTCTTTTTATATATTTTTTCCTGAAGTATGCTATCTACTCTTTTGACATCTTCCAAAGTACCGAATCTTAAATATAGATTCTTTAATGTTCGTAGAATAGATATACTATCTGTATAGCTCTCAATTTTCTGCAATGCATTTTTCTTTGCAATTGCATTGTTTGTTTTGTCATAGTAGTAGACTAACTCATAGAGAATATTAAAGTCATTCCTTCTTTCGATTGAACTATCAGTTAATAATATTTTGTTAACCATTTCGTAATTGTCCATCTTCCTGCATAACCTAAATAACGATCTAATCGTTACAGAATCCTGATCAACGTTAATTAATTCACTAGCTATTTTGATAGCCTTGTAATACAATTCCAGTCGTTCGTATACAGTTACACAGTATTTATCAATCCGAATGGTTAAGTTTGTTCTTTTTCGATTAAGAATCATAATGTCCAATATTGTTACAAGTTCTCTTTGTCTGGTTTGTTCAAATTCCTTAATACAATCAACCACGTATTGGAAATTATTATCGCTATCAAGAAGGTTAATTAATTTTTTTCCCGATTCTGATAAAAAAGATCCCAATGGAAATTCAGATGACATTAATTTTGCAGTTTGGTAAGCAATCTGGATATCTTTATTATATATTCTGTTCAATAATTTATTTTTGAACTCTTTCATCATTTCTTCAGGAAAACTAAATAGATTTTTATCAACACTTCTTGCGAAAGCTCTAAATGTTTTTTGTTCGTCAATTACATAGTTGTATGCCTCTAAATAAAAATTTACGGATCTTTCAAAACATCCAATATTAAGGTGTAATTCAGCCAACAAGATAGTGTATTGGAATTTAAAATCGGTAAAGATTTCTTTTCGTTTCTTTTCAATACACAAATCTATTGCTTCTTGAAATCTTTCAGATTTCATCAAATCCTCTACTCTTAGTATATTCTCTTCAAATTCAATAAATGCGTTCTTAGCCATTCCCACCCTTAAGTCCCCCTCATTCTTATGAAACTTAGTTGTTAGAACGAAAAAATACTTCTTATATTATATTCTACCTGCCAATTGTAATCTATAAGTTAGGAAAAAAACTATGTATATGCTCCATATGTTAATGACATAATGCGAGTCTGCAAGGCTACAGGGGCTCTCGTTTCGGGCTCTGGTACAAAAGTTGTGATGATGCACTCTAGGCAGAATAGATGTTTATTGACTGGAAAATTACATATACAGCAGAATACGGTTACTGAGCCTCTGAAACGACGGAATTCCATACCCGATACGTATTTTGTACCTTCTATGTAGCTGTTTGTCTAATAATACAGGAAATACGCCAAAATTACAGAGCTCGATGCTGTTGGCGAGAGTCTTGTACTCCAGGATGTCTGAAAACAGCATTTTATTTGAAAGGAATTTTCAAAAATGTATTACCGGTTTTTTAATCCCTTGTATTGATATCTATCAGCATCGTAGTCGTTCATTAACTCATACGTTCGTCTTTATGCAGAAAGGCTTCTACACATTCCAATTGTCAGTTAGTGAGTGATTCTTGTTGCGTAGAAGGTGCGATCGAGCCCTCTAACATTGCGATATCGTTGAGGCACTACGCCTTTTCGAACTCGAAGCATGACTTGGTCTACAGTCCAACAATTGGCATAACACACGACTTGAAACTGGTCTACGATATGCATGGCATGGGGTATGTAGGTGTGGAAGGCATACCGTTTCGCATCCCACATAAATAAAAACGATATTGATAGTGAAATGGTCTTGCAATTTCATAAAGAAGTCACGTATTGTCCCCTTTGATCGACCTCCTAAAATCTCCTGCTTACAGCACTCTTAATAATCCGTGATTACAGTATGGTATTGAGGTCGCCGCGAAACGGCAACCTCGATGACCTCCGGCGGTACTCCTTCATGAAGCTTTTCAATTCTGGCGGTAGCGAGCCGATGAAATTGACGGTCTAATCTTAGACGAGTCTAGCCGATCTTACCAACAGCCTAAGAGATGGAACTGGGTACAGAAAAGATTAAAGGTCCACTCGGCCATTCGCTGCCTAAAGCGACAGTTACACGCCCCACTGGATGCTTTTTGGAGAACAGTAAACTATAACAAGTGTAACGTAATCACCTCTTCTCGCAAATAAATAGACTCGTCGGTTTCAAACTGGGTTGATCATTGATCTATTGTTTACGCCGGACATGCAACGATACGCTAGAACACCACAATCAAGTATTATCCTAATGGACTGGTTTTGCATATAAAACGCCCCTCTCGTTGATGTTAGTCACAAAAAAATTCGACAAACGCGTTGCTTGTTCCTTTTATTTACAGTTCACCTCAAGTCTCATTCTAAAGTCTAAAAAAGGCCGCAGGGCATCGCCCGCGACCTTTTTTTCTACCCAAGCAACCCTCGGCACGTCTCGAACACGCTGTACCACATCTCCCGCGTCAGCTTGCCCGTGCGGGTATTCTGCTGGCTCGGGTGGTAGGACACCACCAGTTTCGGGACGTCCTCGCCCAGATCGTACACGGCACCGTGGGCAAAGGTCAGACCTTTGACGTCGATGCCTTGTTCTTTCAGCCCGGTCAGGACTTGTTTGAAGGCGAGTTGGCCGAGGGCCAGCACGACTTTTTTTCCGGTGAGGTGTTGCATCTCTTGGACGAAGTGCGGGCGGCAGTTGCGAATCTCTTCGGTGCTCGGCTTGTTGTCCGGCGGGGCACAGCGAACGATGTTGTTGATGTACGCCCCGTTCAACGCCAAGCCGTCCTCCCGATGCATCCCCGTCGGCTGGTTGGCGAACCCAAACCGATGCAACGCCTCATACAACCAAACCCCCGACTCATCTCCCGTAAAAACGCGACCTGTCCGGTTCGCGCCATGTGCTCCCGGTGCCAACCCGACGATGATCAACCCGGCTTGCGGATCGCCAAAGCCCGGCACCGGGCGGCCCCAGTAGTTGTACTCGAGGTATTGCTTTTTCTTTTTGACCGCGACGTCCTCACACCACGCACGCAGGCGCGGGCAGGTTTCGCAAGAAATGATGTCCTCTCTCAGTTGCTCCAACGTCGTCAACGCCATTCCTCCGCTCTGCTTGATTCGTCTCCTGTTCAATATCTTCTATTATACAAGAAACATTTCTAGCAGACTTTGGAATTTTTTAGCGAATTCTTCAGGCGGAACCGGATGGCAGAACAAGTACCCTTGCCCCTCGTCACATCCGGAGAGGCGCAGCATGTCCATTTGCTCCTGCGTCTCCACGCCTTCTGCAATGACTTGCAACTGCAGATTGTGCGCGAGTTGAATGACGGCGTTGACGATCTTGTCCCCTTCGCGGTCCGGGATGTCGTGGATGAACTCGCGAGCGATTTTTAACTTGTCCACGGGGAAGCTGCGCAAGTAGCTCAGCGACGAGTACCCCGTCCCGAAGTCGTCAATCGACAGTTGCACGCCCAACTCACTCAAGCACATCAGGGTCTCACGGGCCGACTGCGGCGACTGCATCACGATGCTCTCCGTCAATTCCAACTCCAAGAACTGCGGAGAAAGCCCCGTCTCCTCCAACACCGCGCGGACTTCCTCGACGATGTCTTTTTGCTGGAATTGCATCATCGAGAGGTTGACGGCGATGCGAAGCTCCGGCATCCCCTGTTCATGCCACGCTTTCAATTGACGGCACGCCTCGCGCAGCACCCACCGTCCCAGCGGGATGATCTCCCCGGTCTCTTCGGCAAGCGGTATGAACTTGGCGGGAGACAACAACCCCAACTCCGGATGTTGCCAGCGCACCAACGCCTCTGCTCCGAGAACTCGTCCCGTCTGCAGATGAAGTTTCGGCTGGTAGTGCAACAGAAACTCGCCGCGCTCCAACGCCCCGCGCAAGTTGCGTTCCAACATCCACTTCTCCGAAACGACCTCGTTCATCTCCGTCTCGTAGACGCAATATTGGTTGCGCTTCTCCTTCGCCCGATACATCGCCGTGTCGGCATGTTGCACCAAACTGTCCACGTCCACTCCGTGCAACGGATAGATCGCCACCCCGATCGACGTCGTGAGGAACAACTCATGCTCCTCGATGGCAAACGGCTTTTGCATCACTTCCAAAATCGCATGAGCCACTTCGGTCACTTCATGGAGATCCAACACGCAGGGAAGCAACACGACAAACTCATCGCCGCCAAGTCGTGCCACCGTTTGATCTGAACTCACACACGCCTGCAACCGGCCCGCCACTTCGACGAGCAACAAGTCCCCAATCGAGTGCCCGAGCGTGTCATTGACCATCTTGAAACGATCCAAATCAAGGAACAACAGCGCAAACTGCCCGGATGACACCCGGCATACGTCAATCGCTTCTCCTACCCGTTCCTTAAAAAGAACCCGATTGGGCAGTCCGGTAAGCGCATCGTGATACGCTTGATGCTTGATCTCCCGACGATGGCGCTCGACAATTCGCGCCACCGACGACAGGAACGTCATGATGTAAAACGAATAAAACGTCAGCAAAAACACTGCGATGAGCAGCATCGACGAAGCCCGCGCCATCAACAGATTGTCTTGCAGCGCACTCACGCTGAAATCCACGCCAAAAATCGCGTCTTGGCGGCCATCCGGTCGGTAAATCGGCACGAACGCGGAAATCGACTCCCCCCAGAAGTCGACGTTCGGCTCCGACTGAAACATCTGCCGCCCGTGAAACGACTCGTCCAGCTCTGCAATGTCTTCGTCATAGCGGGTCCCGATCGGCACCCGCTGTTCCCTCGGAGAATCGATCACCCCGTCGCGGTTGTAATCCGTTTCCGGTGCGACCACGAACATCGTTTGTCCATCCGGGGTCTGACGCATCGTGTACATCGAATCTATTTGCGGATTCAACCGCGTCCAGTTCTTCATCGCTTCGATCAAAAGCAGATAATGCGGGTCATCCGGTGGGGTTCTCGTTGTGATCTGCCAATGCCCGAGCTCCTTCAATTCATAGGCCATCGTCGGCGCAAGGCCGGCCAGCATCTCCTGCGTATGACGGCGTTCCACCGCCTCTGCGCGCAGAACCAGCAGATAGCCAAAGACCAGCGTTACCGCCGTTGCCGCAAACATCAACCTCGGTCCCCAACCCAGTGTCG
It encodes:
- a CDS encoding sensor histidine kinase, giving the protein MAKNAFIEFEENILRVEDLMKSERFQEAIDLCIEKKRKEIFTDFKFQYTILLAELHLNIGCFERSVNFYLEAYNYVIDEQKTFRAFARSVDKNLFSFPEEMMKEFKNKLLNRIYNKDIQIAYQTAKLMSSEFPLGSFLSESGKKLINLLDSDNNFQYVVDCIKEFEQTRQRELVTILDIMILNRKRTNLTIRIDKYCVTVYERLELYYKAIKIASELINVDQDSVTIRSLFRLCRKMDNYEMVNKILLTDSSIERRNDFNILYELVYYYDKTNNAIAKKNALQKIESYTDSISILRTLKNLYLRFGTLEDVKRVDSILQEKIYKKSNKNKKQDAINDSEASVWSAIENSKRLEALANLTQGISHELGQPITNVRFMIQYYLGKKVEELDGDTIRDLFQTILLETERMGNLMNRLSPLTTTKNSNVKYSASDRIKTRVNAEKTRLMTNDINVDYILPNDVSMYGDPAMFDQIISNLLINSIHSLQISRRKSKKILIRVLEEGSKVRILFQDNGVGISPENRRKIFEPFFTTKPTGQGQGLGLFIIWNLLKYQGGSIYLDYDYTDGAMFIIELPKEAIRHE
- a CDS encoding uracil-DNA glycosylase is translated as MALTTLEQLREDIISCETCPRLRAWCEDVAVKKKKQYLEYNYWGRPVPGFGDPQAGLIIVGLAPGAHGANRTGRVFTGDESGVWLYEALHRFGFANQPTGMHREDGLALNGAYINNIVRCAPPDNKPSTEEIRNCRPHFVQEMQHLTGKKVVLALGQLAFKQVLTGLKEQGIDVKGLTFAHGAVYDLGEDVPKLVVSYHPSQQNTRTGKLTREMWYSVFETCRGLLG
- a CDS encoding putative bifunctional diguanylate cyclase/phosphodiesterase, whose amino-acid sequence is MQTNGVYALFVALVFTIYMFTRKMMRGYLQRRNLPNSTLGWGPRLMFAATAVTLVFGYLLVLRAEAVERRHTQEMLAGLAPTMAYELKELGHWQITTRTPPDDPHYLLLIEAMKNWTRLNPQIDSMYTMRQTPDGQTMFVVAPETDYNRDGVIDSPREQRVPIGTRYDEDIAELDESFHGRQMFQSEPNVDFWGESISAFVPIYRPDGRQDAIFGVDFSVSALQDNLLMARASSMLLIAVFLLTFYSFYIMTFLSSVARIVERHRREIKHQAYHDALTGLPNRVLFKERVGEAIDVCRVSSGQFALLFLDLDRFKMVNDTLGHSIGDLLLVEVAGRLQACVSSDQTVARLGGDEFVVLLPCVLDLHEVTEVAHAILEVMQKPFAIEEHELFLTTSIGVAIYPLHGVDVDSLVQHADTAMYRAKEKRNQYCVYETEMNEVVSEKWMLERNLRGALERGEFLLHYQPKLHLQTGRVLGAEALVRWQHPELGLLSPAKFIPLAEETGEIIPLGRWVLREACRQLKAWHEQGMPELRIAVNLSMMQFQQKDIVEEVRAVLEETGLSPQFLELELTESIVMQSPQSARETLMCLSELGVQLSIDDFGTGYSSLSYLRSFPVDKLKIAREFIHDIPDREGDKIVNAVIQLAHNLQLQVIAEGVETQEQMDMLRLSGCDEGQGYLFCHPVPPEEFAKKFQSLLEMFLV